The Chloroflexota bacterium genome includes a region encoding these proteins:
- a CDS encoding sensor histidine kinase — MRGTRQWYNRPMWVEAVHRWFEVNRPLVLFVSGQVFFVMGMAILLQTRRYSRLALARGMPWLAAFGILHGLYQWGSLFGRWHQAHGPESVNTIFDALQLLLLAASFAALFQFGVRLLQPLPAKFRWGGALPLVLLLVWLVGPFYLGLALGSDVHQWRTSAEIWARYGLGFPGAVVAAMGLRRQAKLRLLPLEFPSIYNLLRVAGVALLGYAVLGGLVVPKASFWPASVLNAQAFERMFVAPVEVFQGADGLVLAIAVILGLDVFEFETQRLIERMEQAQVVAIERERIARDLHDGAIQRVYAAGLLAQSLQRQAKDPAMQEGLAHLMEGINAAIAELRRFLSELREQETLYLGPALESLVEEARRISGTEIYLEVDEVPPMSPEATAHVISFAREALSNAIRHARSPLIEVRLSYVPARRRMRLEVKDHGVGLPEDPDMGYGLRNMRDRARLLGGTLSLVSEHGKGTRAVLDVPLDNIVRKERG; from the coding sequence ATGAGGGGAACGAGGCAATGGTACAATAGACCCATGTGGGTTGAAGCCGTGCATCGGTGGTTCGAAGTCAACCGCCCGTTGGTGCTTTTTGTCAGCGGGCAGGTGTTTTTCGTGATGGGCATGGCGATTTTGCTGCAGACGCGTCGTTATTCGCGGCTGGCGCTGGCGCGTGGCATGCCCTGGCTGGCCGCGTTTGGGATTTTGCACGGGCTCTATCAGTGGGGGAGCCTCTTTGGCCGCTGGCACCAGGCCCACGGCCCGGAAAGCGTCAACACCATTTTCGATGCCTTGCAATTGCTGCTGCTGGCCGCTTCGTTCGCGGCACTTTTCCAGTTCGGCGTACGTTTGCTCCAGCCCTTGCCGGCGAAATTCCGCTGGGGCGGGGCGCTGCCGCTGGTGCTGCTGCTGGTATGGCTGGTGGGACCGTTTTACCTCGGCCTGGCGTTGGGAAGCGACGTCCATCAATGGCGCACCAGTGCGGAAATTTGGGCACGTTACGGGTTGGGGTTCCCCGGCGCAGTGGTGGCCGCCATGGGGCTGCGGCGGCAGGCCAAACTGCGGCTGCTGCCGCTGGAATTCCCCTCGATTTACAACCTGCTGCGGGTGGCAGGCGTGGCGTTGTTGGGGTATGCCGTGCTGGGCGGGCTGGTCGTGCCCAAGGCGTCCTTTTGGCCGGCCTCGGTGCTGAATGCCCAGGCTTTCGAGCGGATGTTCGTGGCGCCGGTGGAAGTCTTCCAGGGCGCGGACGGCCTGGTGCTGGCGATCGCCGTCATTTTGGGGTTAGACGTGTTTGAATTTGAAACCCAGCGCCTGATTGAGCGCATGGAGCAGGCGCAGGTGGTGGCGATTGAGCGCGAGCGCATCGCGCGCGACCTGCACGATGGCGCCATTCAGCGTGTGTACGCGGCCGGGCTGCTGGCGCAATCGCTCCAGCGGCAGGCGAAAGACCCGGCCATGCAAGAGGGGCTGGCGCACTTGATGGAAGGCATCAATGCCGCGATTGCCGAACTACGGCGTTTTCTTTCGGAATTGCGCGAACAGGAGACGCTTTACCTAGGCCCGGCGCTGGAATCGCTGGTGGAGGAGGCTCGCCGCATTTCGGGCACGGAAATTTACCTGGAGGTAGATGAAGTCCCCCCCATGTCGCCCGAGGCCACCGCACATGTGATTTCCTTTGCCCGTGAGGCGCTTTCGAATGCCATTCGGCATGCCCGCAGCCCGTTGATTGAGGTGCGGCTTTCCTATGTCCCGGCCCGGCGGCGCATGCGTTTGGAAGTCAAAGACCACGGTGTTGGTTTGCCCGAGGACCCGGACATGGGCTACGGCTTGCGGAACATGCGCGACCGGGCCCGCTTGCTGGGCGGGACGCTTTCCCTGGTTTCGGAACACGGTAAGGGCACCCGTGCGGTGCTGGATGTGCCCCTCGACAATATTGTGCGGAAGGAGAGAGGCTGA
- a CDS encoding response regulator transcription factor, whose amino-acid sequence MRTRLLLVDDHEVVRLGLRTLLEAEPDMEVVAEAGTADEALDKVARYRPDVVVMDVRLPGKSGLEACRLIRQQHPTTQVVILTSYLSEEFVSHALRAGAAGYVLKEVGGTELVNAIRNAREGRVAFDPHTASQMVARLRKLEAHIEESAFKGLSRREMEVLVLISRGKSNREIAHKLSLSEGTVRNYVSAIIEKLGMRNRIELATYAVQHHISEWMPDIDDD is encoded by the coding sequence ATGCGAACGCGCTTGTTGCTGGTGGACGACCACGAAGTGGTGCGGCTGGGGCTGCGAACCCTGTTGGAAGCCGAGCCCGATATGGAGGTGGTGGCCGAAGCCGGCACCGCCGATGAAGCGTTGGATAAGGTCGCCCGCTACCGCCCCGATGTGGTGGTGATGGATGTGCGCTTGCCCGGCAAAAGCGGCCTGGAAGCCTGCCGCCTGATTCGGCAACAGCACCCCACCACCCAGGTTGTGATTTTGACCTCTTACCTGAGCGAAGAGTTTGTCTCCCATGCCCTGCGGGCAGGGGCGGCGGGCTACGTGCTCAAAGAGGTGGGCGGCACTGAGTTGGTGAACGCTATTCGCAACGCCCGCGAGGGGCGGGTGGCTTTCGACCCCCACACCGCCAGCCAAATGGTGGCCCGGCTGCGCAAACTGGAAGCCCACATCGAAGAATCGGCCTTCAAAGGCCTTTCACGGCGGGAAATGGAAGTGTTGGTGCTGATTTCGCGCGGCAAGAGCAACCGGGAAATTGCCCACAAACTCAGCCTGAGCGAAGGCACAGTGCGGAATTACGTTTCGGCCATTATCGAGAAATTGGGCATGCGCAACCGCATCGAACTGGCGACGTATGCCGTGCAGCACCACATTTCGGAGTGGATGCCCGACATCGACGACGATTGA
- a CDS encoding thiolase family protein, producing the protein MPEAFIVSAVRTPIGKGKPAGALYPFQPVELASAVLTEAVQRAGVRPEWVDDVIWGVVTPIRDQGANLGRLAVLKAGFPVEVPAVSINRMCGSSQQAVHFAAQAILAGDMDIVVAGGTEMMSHQPLGADYPEKWPEMPHKMVHQGISAELIAEKWGLSREELDDFGYESHRRAMRAIQEGRFDAQILPLTRPDGRVVKVDEGVRMPPDREKMRTLPPAFKPDGVVTAGNASQISDGAGALVIASARAVGRWNLMPRARIVARAVVGTDPTLMLDGPIPATRKVLKMAGLSLDEMDVIEINEAFASVVLAWQRELQPDMRKVNPNGGAIAHGHPLGATGAILMTKLLYELERIRGRYGLQVMCIGHGMATATIIERV; encoded by the coding sequence ATGCCCGAAGCCTTCATCGTCTCCGCCGTGCGCACGCCGATTGGGAAGGGGAAGCCCGCGGGGGCTTTGTATCCCTTCCAGCCGGTGGAACTGGCGTCTGCGGTCTTGACGGAAGCCGTGCAACGCGCCGGCGTCCGCCCTGAGTGGGTGGACGATGTCATTTGGGGCGTCGTGACCCCCATCCGCGACCAGGGCGCTAACCTGGGGCGGTTGGCCGTGCTCAAGGCCGGTTTCCCGGTGGAGGTGCCTGCCGTGAGCATCAACCGCATGTGCGGTTCCAGCCAGCAGGCTGTGCATTTTGCTGCCCAGGCGATCCTGGCTGGTGACATGGACATTGTGGTCGCGGGGGGCACTGAGATGATGTCGCACCAGCCTCTGGGCGCCGATTACCCAGAAAAATGGCCTGAGATGCCCCACAAAATGGTGCACCAGGGCATCAGCGCGGAGTTGATTGCTGAAAAGTGGGGGCTGAGCCGGGAAGAACTGGATGATTTTGGCTATGAAAGCCATCGGCGGGCCATGCGCGCCATTCAGGAAGGCCGCTTTGACGCGCAAATTTTGCCCCTCACCCGCCCCGATGGCCGCGTGGTGAAGGTAGATGAAGGCGTACGTATGCCGCCTGACCGCGAGAAAATGCGCACCCTGCCGCCTGCCTTCAAGCCCGATGGCGTGGTCACCGCCGGCAACGCGAGCCAGATTAGCGACGGCGCGGGGGCGCTGGTGATTGCTTCTGCCAGGGCCGTGGGGCGCTGGAACCTGATGCCCCGCGCTCGCATTGTGGCCCGGGCGGTGGTCGGCACTGACCCCACGCTGATGCTCGACGGCCCCATCCCCGCGACCCGCAAGGTGCTCAAGATGGCCGGGCTTTCGCTGGATGAGATGGATGTCATTGAAATCAACGAGGCTTTTGCCAGCGTGGTGCTGGCCTGGCAGCGGGAACTCCAGCCCGACATGCGCAAGGTGAACCCCAACGGCGGCGCGATTGCCCACGGCCACCCGTTAGGCGCCACCGGGGCGATTTTGATGACCAAATTGCTCTACGAACTGGAACGCATCCGTGGGCGTTATGGCCTGCAGGTGATGTGCATCGGTCACGGCATGGCGACCGCCACCATCATCGAGCGCGTGTGA
- a CDS encoding nicotinamide-nucleotide amidohydrolase family protein, with amino-acid sequence MQPLTLDEARAWYDDDPTHGFGHILRVLRMAEFLAQESGADAGVVRAAALLHDATGAAGHLESAARGEHHHASAAFAREVLAAKGWPEAKIAAVEEAIRTHRFRTGDPPRTLEAQVLFDADKLDAIGAIGVARAIAYAVSHGSPIYAPPSAQFLATGEKIPGEPHSAYHEHLFKLRRLRERLFTPAARAVAARRDAVMRAYFEALADEMEGRDLTPEQWQAPEALIGPLLVERGWRLATAESCTGGLIGSRITDIPGSSAYFAGGVMAYAYDAKVRLLGVPWAVLEAHGAVSEPVVRLMAAGAKRALAADVAIAVSGVAGPGGGTREKPVGTTWIAISTPEGTWARRFVWPHDRIGNKKATAGQALQWLVEVLNAASR; translated from the coding sequence ATGCAACCTTTGACGCTGGACGAAGCCCGCGCCTGGTACGACGACGACCCCACCCACGGCTTCGGCCACATTTTGCGCGTGCTGCGCATGGCCGAATTCCTGGCACAGGAAAGCGGCGCCGATGCCGGGGTAGTGCGCGCCGCGGCGCTGTTGCACGACGCGACCGGCGCGGCAGGGCATCTGGAAAGCGCGGCCCGCGGCGAACATCACCACGCTTCTGCGGCCTTTGCGCGCGAAGTGCTGGCCGCCAAGGGCTGGCCGGAAGCCAAAATTGCCGCGGTGGAAGAGGCCATCCGCACCCACCGTTTCCGCACCGGCGACCCGCCGCGCACCCTCGAAGCACAGGTACTCTTCGACGCGGACAAACTGGACGCCATCGGTGCGATCGGCGTGGCGCGGGCCATCGCCTACGCGGTTTCCCACGGCAGCCCCATCTACGCGCCGCCTTCCGCACAGTTTCTGGCAACCGGCGAGAAAATCCCCGGCGAACCCCACAGCGCCTACCACGAACATCTTTTCAAACTGCGCCGCCTGCGGGAACGCCTGTTTACCCCCGCGGCGCGGGCCGTAGCCGCCCGCCGCGACGCCGTCATGCGGGCTTATTTCGAGGCGCTGGCCGACGAAATGGAAGGCCGCGACCTGACGCCGGAGCAGTGGCAGGCCCCCGAAGCACTCATTGGCCCCCTGCTGGTCGAGCGGGGCTGGCGGCTGGCAACTGCAGAATCGTGCACCGGTGGGCTGATTGGCAGCCGCATCACCGACATTCCCGGCTCGTCGGCCTACTTTGCTGGCGGCGTCATGGCTTACGCCTACGACGCCAAAGTGCGGCTGCTGGGCGTGCCGTGGGCGGTGCTGGAAGCCCACGGGGCGGTCAGCGAGCCGGTGGTGCGGTTGATGGCCGCAGGCGCGAAGCGGGCTTTGGCCGCCGACGTCGCGATTGCGGTCAGCGGCGTGGCAGGGCCGGGCGGCGGCACCCGCGAAAAGCCGGTAGGCACCACGTGGATTGCCATCAGCACGCCGGAAGGCACATGGGCGCGCCGCTTCGTCTGGCCCCACGACCGCATCGGCAACAAAAAAGCCACTGCCGGGCAGGCCTTGCAGTGGCTGGTGGAAGTGCTCAACGCCGCATCGCGCTAA
- a CDS encoding imidazolonepropionase, with the protein MLIHNIGQLVTPQGGPQRGRRLGTLEIIPNAALVVQAGRIVALGPEAEITPAFPNEPRFDAQGRAVVPGLVDPHTHALWAGERAAEFEMRLEGKTYLEILQAGGGILSTVQATRRASVEALMAETRPRLLRAFAHGATTLEVKTGYGLATAAEFKMLEAILALDDEGPWELVPTFLAAHAIPPEFEGRADDYARLICRDMLPALKEWWQVHGHGRPLPFVDVFCETGAFDLEQTRCILETAQALGFPLKVHADEFDNLGGAALAADLGAASADHLVATSEADIRVLAASDTVAVALPCTPFGLAEAHYTPAKAILEADGLLALATDCNPGTAWCESMPFAMALACRAMGLTPAQALAAATINAAAAVQRADRLGSLEIGKQADFLILETPDYRHLAYRFGANVVAWVVKRGRFYRVEGGLTCPPLL; encoded by the coding sequence ATGCTGATTCACAACATCGGTCAACTGGTCACACCGCAAGGCGGGCCGCAGCGCGGCCGCCGTTTGGGCACGCTGGAAATCATCCCCAACGCGGCGCTGGTGGTGCAGGCAGGGCGCATCGTCGCGCTGGGGCCGGAAGCCGAAATCACGCCGGCCTTCCCCAACGAGCCGCGCTTCGACGCACAGGGGCGCGCGGTAGTGCCCGGCCTGGTGGACCCCCACACCCACGCCCTCTGGGCTGGCGAACGCGCCGCCGAGTTCGAAATGCGGCTGGAGGGCAAAACCTACCTCGAAATTTTGCAAGCGGGCGGCGGCATTCTTTCCACAGTGCAGGCCACCCGCCGCGCCTCGGTGGAAGCCCTGATGGCCGAAACCCGCCCGCGGCTGCTGCGCGCTTTCGCTCACGGCGCGACCACCCTCGAAGTCAAAACCGGCTACGGCCTCGCCACCGCCGCCGAGTTCAAGATGCTGGAAGCCATTCTGGCGCTGGACGACGAAGGCCCGTGGGAGTTGGTGCCGACGTTCCTCGCCGCGCACGCCATACCGCCAGAGTTCGAGGGCCGCGCCGACGATTATGCCCGCCTGATTTGCCGCGACATGCTGCCTGCGCTCAAGGAATGGTGGCAGGTGCATGGCCACGGGCGGCCGTTGCCCTTTGTGGATGTGTTTTGCGAAACCGGCGCCTTTGACCTTGAGCAAACCCGCTGCATTCTGGAAACCGCGCAAGCCCTGGGCTTCCCGCTGAAGGTACATGCGGACGAATTCGACAACCTGGGCGGCGCGGCGCTGGCTGCTGACCTGGGCGCGGCTTCCGCCGACCATCTGGTGGCAACATCCGAAGCCGACATCCGCGTCCTCGCGGCCTCCGACACCGTGGCCGTGGCGCTGCCCTGCACTCCCTTTGGCCTGGCTGAAGCGCACTACACGCCCGCGAAAGCCATCCTGGAAGCCGATGGCCTGCTGGCGTTAGCCACCGACTGCAACCCTGGCACCGCGTGGTGTGAAAGCATGCCCTTCGCCATGGCGCTGGCCTGCCGCGCGATGGGGCTGACGCCTGCCCAGGCGCTGGCGGCGGCCACCATCAACGCCGCCGCGGCCGTCCAGCGCGCCGACCGCCTCGGCTCGCTGGAGATCGGCAAACAGGCCGATTTTCTCATTCTGGAAACGCCCGACTACCGCCACCTGGCTTACCGCTTTGGCGCAAATGTGGTCGCCTGGGTGGTCAAGCGCGGGCGCTTCTACCGTGTGGAAGGAGGACTGACATGTCCACCGCTGCTGTAG
- a CDS encoding dCTP deaminase: MGLKHDHWIRKMALEHGMIEPFVENQVREGVLSYGVSSYGYDVRVADEFKIFTNVYSTVVDPKGFDARSMVDFKGDVCVIPPNSFALARTVEYFRIPRGVLTLCVGKSTYARCGIIVNVTPLEPEWEGYVTLEISNTTPLPAKIYANEGIAQMIFFEADEECRVSYADKKGKYQRQGGIVLPKL; this comes from the coding sequence ATGGGCTTGAAACACGACCATTGGATTCGCAAAATGGCGCTGGAACACGGTATGATCGAGCCATTCGTGGAAAACCAGGTGCGCGAAGGTGTGCTTTCGTATGGCGTGTCTTCCTATGGCTATGACGTCCGTGTGGCCGATGAGTTCAAGATTTTTACCAACGTCTATTCCACGGTGGTTGACCCCAAAGGCTTCGACGCCCGCTCGATGGTGGATTTCAAGGGCGATGTGTGCGTCATTCCGCCCAATTCCTTTGCGCTGGCGCGCACGGTGGAATACTTCCGCATTCCGCGCGGGGTGCTGACGCTGTGCGTGGGGAAGTCTACCTATGCGCGCTGCGGCATCATCGTGAACGTCACGCCCCTGGAGCCGGAATGGGAGGGCTACGTCACGCTGGAGATTTCCAACACCACGCCCTTGCCCGCGAAAATCTACGCCAACGAGGGCATCGCACAGATGATTTTCTTCGAGGCCGATGAGGAATGTCGCGTGTCGTATGCTGACAAGAAGGGGAAATATCAGCGGCAGGGCGGCATTGTGCTGCCAAAATTGTAA